gAGTAActacaagatttttttataaaaataatagttgtATGAGTAGCTATAAAACAAGTATACTCAAATAACTTTATAACATACTAGTGCAAATAAAGCACTTCGTGGTTGACTTAaaagttaattatatataattgggTGTAACTTATTTGAAAAAGATATAACTTGTtattaaaagttaagataaaataatataatggcTCGTTCCGtttataatagttataaattataaagtttaCTTCATGAGATTTTACTTATAAATTTGGAccatttaattatgtaaaaacaaatcaagtaaaatttatcatatttttacgAGACATCTATGTctatttttacaattaaatgaaaaattaaatctaaataaaaACACCCAAATCCTTTGTTGGTCAAAAAACTAGTTTCTATTAAGATACGATTGTTATTAACAGAAACAACTGAAACaaaatttggaaaataattaCTCAGTAGAAAGACGTCAACTGTGATTGTGAACATCATTGATTCAAGGCAATGGAAGTTTTCTTGATGAAatgacataaataaaatttctacaAAGCccagttaaataaaaatagcttCCAAAGTTATCAGATATCAAATCTATGATATGATGATCCAATAACCTATGAAGCACGGACACCCCAGCCCTTTGTCGTGTCCGATGTTCGACCCACGTCCGTGTCAGTGTCCAACACGGACACAACACCCATACTACGTtctatattttggacattacaGGTGTCAACGTGTCCGTGTCCGGTGTCCGTATCGGTGTCAATACTTCATAGCCAATAACAAGCAAAACTGAAAGGTAGTTTCAATTGGGTATAAgttgcataaaaaaatttaaaaacatagaCTACTCAGTACTTGACTGGAGCAAGAATATCAAGTTGGGAACCGAGCTTGTCTTCAGCAACCTTCTCGGCTTTCACCCTTAATTTGTTGAGCTGCTTCTTTCTCTCATAAACCAATTGTGccttttcctttctcttcttttctagCTCCTGTGTTAGCAATAAAACAATTACTCACATCAGCAAACACATCTATTTATTCCCTTTCCATttggaaagcaaaaaaaaaaaaaaaaatccaaaattttccAACAATCTAATTTTCCCTTGAAGATTGAACAAGGGAAAAACAATTTTTCAGGTTTGCACAAACATAATGatactaaataataaatactaatatacaaaacaaaaatatgcatACAGTCTTCACAATTGACGGAAAGAAATTAGACGAGATCATATTAGAAATATGATGACTACTTATAGAAATTGCACATTTGAAATATTAGTAGTACCATGTGAACAGCTAGCAGAAGCTCGAAAAGTAAGAACTTACCCTGATGGTATCATAGTAGCTCCATCCAACTTCAGATGACAACCTGCCCAGTATGCAGTACTTGTGTCCTTTCTGAAGTCTCAACACCCTGATTTCATTTTTCATTGATTAGTTCAATATTCACAAGAGGAAAAAACAACTCAAATAATTTATAgattaaacattaaatattaccATTAAAAACAGTTcaggaaaagataaaagaacacTTACTTCAGAGCATCTGGAACAACCATTCTCTTTATCTTGTCATATGGAGGAGGAATTCCCTCATAAACCTTCAAACGAGCGAGAGCGGCTTCCCCACGCTTTGTCTTGTGTGGTATCATTCTACAGAAACAGAAATTTCAGAACCTTCCCTTCCCACAACAAATTAAATCCATCCTACCTTCAGATAGATATAGTATACAAAAATTCTTCAATCAATCTCACCACAAAGAACACATTTCATACTAAAAACCCCTAAACCAATTACCAACCACAATCGCAACCAGGTTTCAAAATGAAACTCAACATTAAACAAATCATAACAGTAAACTCCATTTCACACTCTAATAGCCTAAACCATTCACCAACCGCAATCACAACATCTTGAAACTCAgcatttcaaagaaaaaaaaattgaaactcacAGTAAAACAAGACAGGTGTCCTCT
The Glycine max cultivar Williams 82 chromosome 16, Glycine_max_v4.0, whole genome shotgun sequence genome window above contains:
- the LOC100813340 gene encoding 60S ribosomal protein L13a; the protein is MVSGSGICAKRVVVDARHHMLGRLASIVAKELLNGQKVVVVRCEEICISGGLVRQKMKYLRFLRKRMNTKPSHGPIHFRAPSKIFWRTVRGMIPHKTKRGEAALARLKVYEGIPPPYDKIKRMVVPDALKVLRLQKGHKYCILGRLSSEVGWSYYDTIRELEKKRKEKAQLVYERKKQLNKLRVKAEKVAEDKLGSQLDILAPVKY